The Cellulomonas oligotrophica sequence TGGTCGCGCAGGCGCGCGGCCACGGGGTCCTGGCGCCGGTTCGCCCACCGGGCGTAGCCCATCGTGATCGCGAAGGTCGTGACGAACTGACCGAGCCCGAGCAGCAGCCCCACCGTGATCGTGCCGGTCACGCGCTGGCTCATGAAGTCGTGCGCGTAGCTCGCCAGCAGCACGTACGTGAAGTACCACAGGAGGAAGAACGCGGTCAGCGGGAAGACGAACCGGCGGAAGCGGCGGCGCAGGTCGGCGAACTCCGCCGACCGCTGGACGCGTTGGTAGTCGGTCTCGGCGACGACGTCAGGGCCGTGGTGGGCGGTCTCGGGCACGAGCACCTCCGGGGCTGCTCCGGCGGCCTCGTTGCCACCGTAGGCGGCCTACTGTGGCGCACATCACCCACGGAATCCAGATTCCGCGCCGCAGAAGAACGTCCGAGTTTCTGCGATTCGCACCGCGGTCAGCCGCGTTAGTGACCTCGCTCGCTCAGTGCCCGGCCGCGTGCCAGCTCTCGCCGACGCCGACGGACACGTCGAGCGGCACCGACAACGGCCCGTCGGGCGCCCCGTCGCCCGCGTGCGCCATCTGCTCGCGCACGAGCTGCTCGACCTCCTCGCGCTCCCCCGCCGCGACCTCGAGCACGAGCTCGTCGTGCACCTGGAGCAGCAGCCGCGACAACAGGCCGCGGCGGGTCAGCTCGGCGTCCACGCCCA is a genomic window containing:
- a CDS encoding DUF485 domain-containing protein yields the protein MPETAHHGPDVVAETDYQRVQRSAEFADLRRRFRRFVFPLTAFFLLWYFTYVLLASYAHDFMSQRVTGTITVGLLLGLGQFVTTFAITMGYARWANRRQDPVAARLRDQIEQGTVGAGDGQVPA